One genomic region from Rhizomicrobium palustre encodes:
- a CDS encoding M16 family metallopeptidase: MKPRTALSTLTTAVVSAVAGFAALCAATAAQAPAPSTKTFQFVLQNGLQVVVVPDHRAPVITQMVVYKVGAVDDPPGISGLAHFFEHMMFRGTRNNPGGAFSQNIARAGGDDNAFTTHDYTVFHEQIAKDKFRLVARLEADRMAGLDLSENAVMAERDVVTEERRMRIDNDPQALVLEQAEAALYLTHPYARPVIGWPEEIRRIGRQEAENFYRRHYAPNNAVLIVAGDVTPDEVRQVAEAEYGPVQPRELAARIDYAQPRRMGENRFVVTRKDAKVPLFLRLYRVQSYADAPAGAAESLELLARLMGGDATSALYRKLVVERRIATDASVSYDGYARDSGQFSISVTPRPGVPLDTIERAVDEVISNIQRRPPSKEDFARAKTQLVAGAQFRRDSQFEMASAYARALAVGLTGFDVQQWPARVQALKPAQVQAAAAEALNRNEAVTAYLLPKP; this comes from the coding sequence ATGAAACCCAGAACCGCGCTGAGCACTTTGACCACGGCAGTGGTTTCGGCCGTGGCGGGTTTTGCCGCGCTCTGTGCGGCCACCGCGGCGCAAGCGCCTGCGCCGAGCACCAAAACTTTTCAGTTCGTGCTGCAAAATGGATTGCAGGTGGTGGTGGTACCCGATCACCGCGCGCCGGTGATCACCCAGATGGTGGTCTATAAAGTCGGTGCGGTGGACGATCCGCCGGGCATTTCCGGTCTCGCCCATTTCTTTGAACACATGATGTTCCGCGGCACGCGGAATAATCCGGGCGGCGCCTTTTCGCAGAATATCGCGCGGGCAGGGGGCGACGACAACGCCTTCACCACGCACGATTACACCGTCTTTCACGAGCAGATTGCGAAAGACAAATTCCGTCTGGTGGCGCGCCTCGAAGCCGACCGCATGGCCGGGCTCGATCTCTCCGAAAACGCGGTGATGGCCGAGCGCGATGTGGTGACTGAAGAGCGACGCATGCGCATCGACAACGATCCCCAGGCGCTGGTCTTGGAGCAGGCGGAAGCCGCCCTCTATCTCACCCATCCTTATGCCCGTCCCGTGATCGGTTGGCCGGAGGAAATCCGCCGCATTGGCCGCCAGGAGGCGGAGAATTTCTATCGCCGCCATTATGCGCCGAACAATGCGGTGCTGATCGTGGCGGGCGATGTCACGCCCGATGAAGTGCGCCAGGTTGCTGAAGCCGAATATGGCCCAGTACAGCCGCGAGAGCTTGCCGCCCGCATCGATTACGCGCAGCCGCGCCGCATGGGCGAGAACCGTTTCGTCGTCACCCGTAAAGACGCGAAAGTGCCGCTGTTCCTGCGCCTTTACCGCGTGCAGAGCTACGCTGATGCCCCCGCGGGTGCGGCGGAATCCTTGGAGCTTCTGGCGCGGCTGATGGGCGGAGACGCGACGTCGGCGCTCTATCGCAAGCTGGTGGTGGAGCGGCGTATCGCGACCGATGCCTCTGTCTCCTATGACGGCTATGCGCGCGATAGCGGCCAGTTCTCGATTTCCGTTACCCCGCGCCCGGGCGTGCCGCTCGACACGATTGAACGCGCGGTGGACGAGGTGATCTCCAACATCCAGCGCCGTCCTCCCTCCAAGGAAGATTTCGCCCGCGCCAAAACCCAGCTTGTGGCGGGCGCGCAATTCCGCCGCGATAGCCAGTTCGAGATGGCTTCTGCCTATGCCCGCGCGCTCGCCGTGGGGCTGACCGGCTTCGATGTGCAGCAATGGCCCGCCCGCGTGCAGGCTCTGAAACCGGCTCAGGTGCAAGCCGCCGCCGCTGAAGCGTTGAACCGCAATGAAGCGGTTACCGCCTATCTTCTGCCCAAGCCATGA
- a CDS encoding M16 family metallopeptidase: MKRLLPFLFCFFAVLLPSGAVSVKPVAALPNVPVWLSEDHTQPVIALTISFPAGASYDPAGKAGMAALSAYLLNEGAGNLSADAYQAALAARGIQLQMTPSRDSLTISVMTLSANAKEAFRLLGLAVTKPRFDADAVTRVRLQMMQEYDLSRSDPVAVAERGFYSLYFGPYTYGRSVGGDPKSLASISAYELHGFVKTHWVLGGMKIAVAGDITAAALTPLLKSAFGTLPTTTPALPPAPVRVGSQGLHMLAMDVPQPAVFFGAPGLLRSDRDYMAGMIANYILGGAGSGSRLTREIREKRGLTYDISTDLLPYRRAGVMIGTVATRRDSVRETITVLKDVLRNFVNDGPSDAEIADAKQYLNGSFPLSFTSNADIAAQLNTFQQLGLPIDYLDRRAGMINAVSREDVRRVARRLFDPAKMTIVVAGSLPTRNTEPADSP, translated from the coding sequence ATGAAACGGCTTCTGCCCTTCCTCTTCTGCTTCTTCGCCGTCTTGCTTCCGTCGGGGGCGGTCTCGGTGAAGCCTGTCGCCGCGCTTCCTAATGTGCCCGTGTGGCTCTCCGAGGATCACACGCAGCCGGTGATCGCGCTGACAATCTCATTTCCCGCAGGCGCTTCCTATGATCCGGCGGGCAAGGCCGGGATGGCCGCGCTGTCGGCCTATCTTCTGAATGAGGGCGCGGGCAATCTCTCTGCCGATGCCTATCAGGCGGCGCTCGCCGCGCGCGGCATCCAATTGCAGATGACGCCCTCGCGCGACAGCCTCACCATCAGTGTGATGACGCTCTCGGCCAATGCGAAAGAGGCGTTCCGGCTTTTGGGACTCGCCGTGACCAAGCCGCGCTTTGATGCCGATGCGGTGACGCGCGTGCGCTTGCAGATGATGCAGGAGTATGACCTTTCCCGCAGCGATCCCGTGGCGGTGGCCGAGCGTGGCTTCTACAGCCTTTATTTCGGTCCCTATACCTATGGCCGTTCGGTCGGCGGCGATCCTAAAAGCCTTGCTTCCATTTCCGCGTATGAGCTGCATGGCTTTGTCAAAACCCATTGGGTGCTGGGCGGCATGAAAATCGCCGTGGCCGGCGATATCACCGCCGCCGCGCTGACGCCGCTGCTGAAGTCCGCTTTCGGCACATTGCCGACCACCACGCCAGCACTGCCGCCTGCACCAGTTCGCGTTGGTTCGCAGGGCCTGCATATGCTGGCGATGGATGTGCCCCAGCCTGCGGTGTTCTTTGGTGCGCCGGGTCTTTTGCGCAGCGACCGCGATTACATGGCAGGTATGATCGCCAATTACATTCTGGGCGGAGCGGGTTCCGGCTCACGGCTAACGCGGGAAATTCGTGAGAAGCGTGGGCTCACCTACGATATTTCCACAGATCTTCTGCCCTATCGCCGCGCCGGTGTGATGATTGGCACAGTTGCGACGCGGCGCGACTCGGTGCGCGAAACGATCACGGTGTTGAAGGACGTGCTGCGTAACTTCGTCAATGACGGGCCAAGCGATGCGGAAATCGCCGATGCCAAGCAATATCTGAATGGGTCTTTCCCGCTCTCCTTCACCTCGAATGCCGACATTGCCGCACAGCTCAACACTTTCCAGCAGCTTGGTCTGCCGATTGATTATCTCGACCGCCGCGCGGGGATGATCAATGCGGTGAGTCGCGAGGATGTGCGCCGGGTGGCGCGCCGCCTGTTTGATCCTGCAAAAATGACCATCGTGGTTGCCGGGTCTTTGCCCACACGCAACACCGAACCCGCCGATTCGCCGTGA